From the genome of Alphaproteobacteria bacterium, one region includes:
- a CDS encoding c-type cytochrome, with product MGGFVRAKGALVALGLVALGPIALGPVMAAPAMAGPAAGPAPLTAEQALGRALFFDTSLSNPPGQACASCHDAATAFTDPDHWHPTSKGVDPTLFGSRSAPSVLYAAFSPTFHFDKAEGLWIGGQFSDGRAATLEDQAKQPFVNPIEMANTAPAQVVARLKAGPNAARFASVYGAGALDDAPGAYDRIARAIAAFERTRAFAPFTSKFDDFRRGLVRLTPQEQRGFDLFTDKAKGNCAACHITEPADAHTPALFTDFTYDNVGIPKNYASGYLTNPHNPDGPAFIDRGLGAVVHDPALDGAFKVPTLRNLALTAPYGHNGYFDTMEQIVTFYATRDTRPACANPKASAREAMAARCWPPAEVPGTVNRDEMGNLPLNQRDIADLVAFLNTLTDGYDPATGEAGTAPSSQAAR from the coding sequence ATGGGTGGGTTTGTTCGCGCGAAAGGGGCGCTGGTCGCTCTCGGCCTGGTCGCTCTCGGCCCGATCGCTCTCGGCCCGGTCATGGCAGCCCCCGCCATGGCCGGCCCCGCTGCCGGGCCGGCGCCCCTGACGGCCGAGCAGGCGCTGGGCAGGGCGCTGTTCTTCGACACGTCGCTGTCCAACCCGCCGGGGCAGGCCTGCGCCTCCTGCCACGATGCGGCCACCGCCTTCACCGACCCCGACCACTGGCACCCGACCTCGAAGGGCGTCGACCCGACCCTGTTCGGCTCGCGCAGCGCCCCCAGCGTCCTGTATGCCGCCTTCAGCCCGACCTTCCATTTCGACAAGGCCGAGGGCCTCTGGATCGGCGGCCAGTTTTCGGACGGACGCGCCGCAACCCTGGAGGACCAGGCCAAGCAGCCCTTCGTCAACCCGATCGAGATGGCCAACACCGCGCCCGCCCAGGTGGTCGCCCGTCTGAAAGCCGGTCCGAACGCGGCCCGGTTCGCCAGCGTCTATGGCGCCGGCGCACTCGACGACGCCCCCGGCGCCTATGACCGCATCGCCCGCGCCATCGCCGCCTTTGAGCGGACCCGCGCATTCGCGCCGTTCACCTCCAAGTTCGACGATTTCCGCCGCGGTCTGGTGCGCCTGACCCCGCAGGAACAGCGTGGCTTCGACCTGTTCACGGACAAGGCCAAGGGCAATTGCGCCGCCTGCCACATCACCGAGCCCGCGGACGCACACACACCGGCCCTGTTCACCGACTTCACCTACGACAATGTCGGCATCCCCAAGAATTACGCCAGCGGCTATCTCACCAACCCGCACAACCCGGACGGCCCGGCCTTCATCGACCGCGGCCTGGGCGCGGTCGTGCACGATCCGGCGCTGGACGGGGCGTTCAAGGTGCCGACCCTGCGCAATCTGGCGCTGACCGCCCCCTATGGCCACAACGGCTATTTCGACACGATGGAGCAGATCGTTACCTTCTACGCCACCCGCGACACCCGCCCGGCCTGCGCCAACCCGAAAGCCTCGGCCCGCGAGGCCATGGCCGCCCGCTGCTGGCCGCCGGCGGAGGTGCCTGGCACCGTCAATCGGGACGAGATGGGGAATCTGCCCTTGAACCAACGGGATATCGCGGACCTGGTCGCCTTTCTGAACACCCTCACCGACGGCTACGATCCGGCCACGGGCGAGGCCGGCACCGCCCCGTCATCGCAAGCGGCCCGCTAA
- a CDS encoding TauD/TfdA family dioxygenase: MQVQPIAGSIGARVQGVDLSRDLSNSETADIYAAFLAHKVLVFDGPALSPEQQMRAARIFGEPDLYPFIKGLPEHPEIIEIVKTEKDRVNFGGGWHSDTAYLPEPAKGTLLMALETPEAGGDTLFANTVRAYESLSDGLKAALDGLKGVNDSNSLYSGGRAKAMAKLDGMAANNNAEAEVYVSEHPVVRTHPETGEKGLYLSKAHTKRFAGMTEAESQPLIGFLAEHITRPEFTCRVRWQPGTVTVWDNRVTQHCALNDYQGQRRRMRRITLKGDRPA; the protein is encoded by the coding sequence ATGCAAGTCCAGCCGATTGCCGGTTCCATCGGCGCCCGCGTTCAGGGCGTCGACCTGTCCCGCGATCTCTCCAACAGCGAGACCGCCGACATCTATGCCGCCTTCCTGGCGCACAAGGTGCTGGTGTTCGACGGGCCGGCGCTCTCGCCGGAGCAGCAGATGCGCGCGGCCCGGATTTTCGGCGAGCCCGACCTCTACCCCTTCATCAAGGGCCTGCCGGAGCATCCGGAAATCATCGAGATCGTGAAGACCGAGAAGGACAGGGTGAATTTCGGCGGCGGCTGGCATTCCGACACCGCCTATCTGCCGGAGCCCGCCAAGGGCACGCTGCTGATGGCGCTGGAAACGCCGGAGGCCGGCGGCGACACCCTGTTCGCCAACACCGTCCGCGCCTACGAGTCGCTCTCGGACGGCCTGAAGGCGGCACTGGACGGGCTGAAGGGTGTGAACGATTCCAACTCGCTCTACAGCGGCGGCCGCGCCAAGGCCATGGCCAAGCTGGACGGCATGGCGGCGAACAACAACGCCGAGGCCGAGGTCTATGTCTCCGAACACCCGGTCGTGCGCACCCATCCGGAAACGGGCGAAAAGGGCCTGTATCTCTCCAAGGCGCACACCAAGCGTTTTGCCGGCATGACGGAAGCGGAAAGCCAGCCGCTGATCGGATTCCTGGCCGAGCACATCACCCGGCCGGAATTCACCTGCCGCGTGCGCTGGCAGCCCGGCACCGTCACGGTCTGGGACAACCGGGTGACCCAGCATTGCGCCCTGAACGACTACCAGGGCCAGCGCCGGCGCATGCGCCGCATCACGCTGAAAGGCGACCGGCCGGCCTGA
- a CDS encoding molybdopterin-dependent oxidoreductase: protein MSNRLALMIDLERCTGCKSCEVACKTEHGLGAGERRNRVLWLPSRTNGTARPALDFLTMACQHCDRPACLRACPVNPKAIAKDPETGVVQVLEDRCVGCGECVAACPYGAMGYDADGHHAVKCDLCAERRAEGEATTACASVCPTRAISFGERDSLLAEAEAQGRSLLDNDPWLLEPATLYLDRLIGEAQHFTTEDRAIPGVTDSGRFESQPSVYPFGAPRAERRPDTVIPGGCNICFNACPTKYHFRDGKLVKITGNDDDPLYQGRVCPKSQLSLQLYTSEKRLTRPLKRVGKRGEGRFEPISWEQALDEIADRIKAVRDAHGPEALGIFAGTRTGTLANKGYIRMFYQMFGTPNFETTEPYCSSGKNIAFQLVLGAAGSGNSYTPDDMGSAGLYVYVGDNQAETRPVHFGMINDWRLKNGARMIVVDPRQTVTASKANWHLPVRPGSDLALFLALAYHIFDADLHDHAFCRDHVEGWEQWRDFLFEKGYSPDWAAPICDLSADDIRQLAKEIATADGCVIFGSRGLNQHTNSVQNNRAILFVAAITGNMGRKGGAYFNVSSGNPAEANAPVERRAAPSRPRVRTSPAAWTDAMLTGEPYPLKALIANNNPMALWPSQDKTRKAFEALDLLVHIDLYLNETSAFADYVLPVATGIEKGEISRASEDRRIVWIDKMIDPPGEAKPDGWIWIELGKRFGFGDVMKEDWKDPARFWDEAMIGHPQVRGITQAHLHATPRRWLRFPMSTEDSPEIDTLYTEGTTAPGAPEGHRFPTPSGKLEFWTEAQEAKFQALGLSALPEFYGEREALIDMPYMELLDDDRAEGVPNPFLNGAAYAPRGRIVSGANAAPGAALREQGFTLELVSGRPPAPHFHSWTHNSWQAQEMWPDLYCQIHPETAGRLGIRDGERVRIETSHGETEARAWVYAGIRKTAVFIPIGWGEKQPYHPWKPVNFLTDKSQRCPISEQTNLKSLLCRVSRAA, encoded by the coding sequence ATGTCCAACCGCCTCGCCCTGATGATCGACTTGGAGCGCTGCACCGGCTGCAAGTCGTGCGAAGTCGCCTGCAAGACCGAACACGGGCTCGGCGCCGGCGAGCGGCGGAACCGGGTCCTGTGGCTGCCCAGCCGCACGAACGGCACGGCGCGACCGGCGCTGGACTTCCTGACCATGGCCTGCCAGCACTGCGACCGGCCCGCCTGCCTGCGCGCCTGCCCGGTCAACCCGAAGGCCATCGCCAAGGACCCGGAAACCGGCGTGGTGCAGGTGCTGGAGGACCGCTGCGTCGGCTGCGGCGAGTGCGTGGCCGCCTGCCCCTATGGCGCCATGGGCTATGACGCCGACGGCCACCATGCCGTCAAATGCGATCTCTGCGCCGAGCGCCGCGCCGAGGGCGAGGCCACCACCGCCTGCGCCAGCGTCTGCCCGACCCGCGCCATCAGTTTCGGCGAGCGCGACAGCCTGCTGGCCGAGGCCGAAGCCCAGGGCCGCAGCCTGCTCGACAACGATCCCTGGCTGCTGGAGCCGGCGACGCTCTATCTCGATCGGCTGATCGGCGAGGCCCAGCACTTCACCACCGAAGACCGCGCCATCCCCGGCGTCACCGACAGCGGCCGGTTCGAAAGCCAGCCCTCCGTCTATCCGTTCGGCGCACCCAGGGCCGAGCGCCGGCCGGACACGGTCATCCCCGGCGGCTGCAATATCTGCTTCAACGCCTGCCCGACCAAATACCATTTCCGCGACGGCAAGCTGGTGAAGATCACCGGCAATGACGATGACCCGCTCTACCAGGGCCGCGTCTGCCCGAAATCGCAATTGTCGCTCCAGCTCTACACCAGCGAAAAACGCCTCACCCGGCCACTGAAGCGCGTCGGCAAGCGCGGCGAAGGCCGGTTCGAGCCGATCTCGTGGGAGCAGGCGCTGGACGAGATCGCCGACAGGATCAAGGCCGTTCGCGACGCGCATGGGCCGGAGGCGCTAGGCATTTTCGCCGGCACCCGCACGGGCACGCTCGCGAACAAGGGCTATATCCGGATGTTCTACCAGATGTTCGGCACGCCGAACTTCGAGACGACGGAGCCCTACTGCTCCAGCGGCAAGAACATCGCCTTCCAGTTGGTCCTCGGCGCGGCGGGCAGCGGCAACAGCTACACGCCGGACGACATGGGCTCGGCCGGGCTCTACGTCTATGTCGGCGACAACCAGGCGGAGACGCGGCCGGTTCATTTCGGCATGATCAACGACTGGCGGCTGAAGAACGGCGCGCGCATGATCGTCGTCGACCCGCGCCAGACCGTGACCGCCAGCAAGGCGAACTGGCATCTGCCGGTGCGTCCGGGCTCCGACCTGGCGCTGTTCCTCGCCCTGGCCTATCACATTTTCGACGCGGACCTGCACGATCACGCCTTCTGCCGCGACCATGTCGAGGGCTGGGAGCAGTGGCGCGATTTCCTGTTCGAGAAGGGCTATTCGCCGGACTGGGCCGCGCCGATCTGCGACCTCTCCGCCGACGATATCCGCCAGCTGGCAAAGGAGATCGCCACCGCCGACGGCTGCGTCATCTTCGGCAGCCGCGGCCTGAACCAGCACACCAACTCGGTCCAGAACAACCGGGCAATCCTGTTCGTCGCCGCCATCACCGGCAATATGGGCCGCAAGGGTGGCGCCTATTTCAACGTCAGTTCCGGCAATCCGGCGGAAGCGAACGCGCCGGTCGAGCGCCGGGCCGCCCCAAGCCGGCCGCGCGTGCGCACCAGCCCCGCGGCCTGGACCGACGCCATGCTGACCGGCGAGCCCTACCCGCTCAAGGCCCTGATCGCCAACAACAATCCGATGGCGCTCTGGCCGAGCCAGGACAAGACGCGCAAGGCGTTCGAGGCGCTGGACCTGCTGGTCCATATCGACCTGTACCTGAACGAGACCAGCGCCTTTGCCGACTATGTGCTGCCGGTGGCGACCGGCATCGAAAAGGGCGAGATCAGCCGCGCCAGCGAGGACCGGCGCATCGTCTGGATCGACAAGATGATCGACCCGCCGGGCGAGGCCAAGCCGGACGGCTGGATCTGGATCGAACTCGGCAAGCGCTTCGGCTTCGGCGACGTGATGAAGGAAGACTGGAAGGACCCGGCCCGGTTCTGGGACGAGGCGATGATCGGCCACCCACAGGTCCGCGGCATCACCCAGGCCCATCTCCACGCCACGCCGCGGCGCTGGCTGCGCTTCCCGATGTCGACCGAGGACTCGCCGGAAATCGACACGCTCTACACCGAGGGCACGACCGCCCCCGGCGCGCCCGAAGGCCACCGCTTCCCGACGCCCAGCGGCAAGCTGGAATTCTGGACCGAGGCGCAGGAGGCGAAGTTCCAGGCCCTCGGCCTTTCCGCCCTGCCGGAATTCTATGGCGAGCGCGAGGCGTTGATCGACATGCCCTATATGGAATTGCTGGACGACGACCGGGCGGAGGGCGTGCCGAACCCGTTCCTGAACGGCGCTGCCTACGCGCCGCGCGGCCGCATCGTCTCCGGCGCCAACGCCGCGCCCGGCGCGGCCTTGCGCGAACAGGGCTTCACCCTGGAACTGGTGAGCGGCCGCCCGCCGGCACCGCACTTCCACTCCTGGACCCACAATTCCTGGCAGGCGCAGGAGATGTGGCCGGACCTCTATTGCCAGATCCACCCGGAGACCGCCGGCCGGCTCGGCATCCGCGACGGCGAGCGCGTGCGCATCGAGACCTCCCATGGCGAGACCGAGGCCCGCGCCTGGGTCTATGCCGGCATCCGCAAGACCGCCGTGTTCATCCCCATCGGCTGGGGCGAGAAACAGCCCTACCACCCGTGGAAGCCGGTCAACTTCCTGACCGACAAGAGCCAGCGCTGCCCGATCAGCGAACAGACCAATTTGAAGTCGCTGCTCTGCCGGGTCAGCCGGGCGGCCTGA
- a CDS encoding CoA transferase, with protein MSGPLTGVKVVEFAGIGPGPFSCMMLADMGAEVLRIDRAVNVGKEGKAEPKYNNLLRGRKNVAIDLKNPDGVELALQLCEKADILIEGFRPGVMERLGLGPDVVLKRNPKLVYGRMTGWGQDGPIAHTAGHDINYISLSGALHSIGPVDGPPVPPLNLVGDFGGGALYMVVGALAAYVEAQKSGKGQVVDTSMVEGSASLMSAMYGALASGAWEEQRGHNRLDGGAHYYGPYECKDGKYVSIGSIEPQFYALLLEKTGLKGKAIPDQLDRSSWAVNRATLKEIFKTKTRAEWAAIMEDSDVCFGQVLSMSEAMEHPHNVARGSFIELDGVKQPGPAPKFSRTPSKTPMGVAYAGQHSKEGLADWGFAAAEIDRLAGAGAIKQR; from the coding sequence ATGAGTGGTCCGCTGACAGGCGTGAAAGTCGTTGAATTTGCAGGCATCGGCCCCGGCCCGTTTTCCTGCATGATGCTGGCCGATATGGGGGCGGAGGTGCTGCGCATCGACCGCGCCGTCAATGTCGGCAAGGAAGGCAAGGCCGAGCCGAAATACAACAACCTGTTGCGCGGCCGCAAAAACGTCGCCATCGACCTGAAAAATCCGGACGGCGTCGAACTGGCCCTGCAACTCTGCGAAAAGGCCGACATCCTGATCGAGGGCTTCCGCCCCGGCGTCATGGAGCGCCTGGGCCTCGGCCCCGACGTCGTGTTGAAGCGCAATCCGAAACTGGTCTATGGCCGCATGACCGGCTGGGGCCAGGACGGGCCGATCGCGCACACCGCCGGCCATGACATCAACTATATCTCGCTGTCCGGCGCGCTGCACTCCATCGGCCCGGTGGACGGCCCGCCGGTGCCGCCGCTGAACCTGGTTGGCGATTTCGGCGGCGGTGCGCTCTACATGGTCGTGGGCGCGCTCGCGGCCTATGTCGAGGCGCAGAAGTCCGGCAAGGGCCAGGTGGTCGACACCTCCATGGTGGAAGGCTCCGCCTCGCTGATGAGCGCCATGTACGGCGCCCTGGCCTCCGGCGCCTGGGAAGAGCAGCGCGGCCACAACCGCCTGGACGGCGGCGCGCACTATTACGGCCCCTATGAGTGCAAGGACGGCAAATACGTCTCCATCGGTTCGATCGAGCCGCAATTCTATGCGCTGCTGCTGGAGAAGACCGGGCTGAAGGGCAAGGCCATTCCCGACCAGCTCGACCGCTCGTCCTGGGCGGTGAACCGGGCGACGCTCAAGGAGATCTTCAAGACCAAGACCCGCGCGGAATGGGCGGCGATCATGGAGGACTCCGACGTGTGCTTCGGCCAGGTGCTGTCGATGAGCGAGGCGATGGAGCATCCGCACAACGTCGCCCGCGGCAGCTTTATCGAGTTGGATGGCGTGAAACAGCCGGGCCCGGCGCCGAAATTCTCGCGCACGCCGTCGAAAACGCCGATGGGCGTGGCTTATGCCGGCCAGCACTCGAAAGAGGGCCTGGCCGACTGGGGCTTCGCCGCGGCGGAAATCGACCGCCTGGCGGGCGCCGGCGCGATCAAGCAGCGCTAG
- a CDS encoding CoA transferase, with the protein MTQPFTGIRILDFTQVFAGPYASYQLALLGADVIKVEMPGGESARSTNGRTGPKGDQTSPIFMAANGNKRGICLDLKRPEAVAAVKRLATQVDVVMENFRPGVMDRLGIGWEVLHALNPALIYCCVSGFGREGPDARTPAYDGKIQAVSGIMSVTGYPENGPTRAGFAVADAIAGMTAAFGVASALMQRTQTGQGQLVDVSMLDSALSFLSPTVADWTFAGFRPEQYGNMAISRRPTADLFQARDGHFLLACNTDAQYEVLAKVLDRPDLLTDPRFADWDKRSENKAALQALINTVFATATAAEWDERLNKAGCPCSKIWSIPEVVDHPQHAWRPSGMQQVDGLKLMGAGFSFAHGGPKLDRLPPAPGEHTEAVLREAGFSADEIAALTAPGA; encoded by the coding sequence ATGACCCAACCCTTTACCGGCATCCGCATCCTGGACTTCACCCAGGTGTTTGCCGGCCCTTATGCAAGCTACCAGCTGGCGCTGCTCGGCGCCGACGTCATCAAGGTGGAGATGCCGGGCGGCGAAAGCGCCCGCTCCACCAACGGCAGGACCGGGCCGAAGGGCGACCAGACCTCGCCGATCTTCATGGCGGCCAACGGCAACAAGCGCGGTATCTGCCTTGACCTGAAACGGCCGGAAGCGGTCGCCGCCGTCAAGCGGCTGGCGACGCAGGTCGATGTCGTGATGGAGAATTTCCGCCCCGGCGTCATGGACCGGCTCGGCATCGGCTGGGAGGTGCTGCACGCGCTGAACCCGGCCCTGATCTATTGCTGCGTCTCCGGCTTCGGCCGCGAGGGACCGGATGCCCGCACGCCCGCCTATGACGGCAAGATCCAGGCGGTGAGCGGCATCATGTCGGTCACCGGCTATCCCGAGAACGGGCCGACGCGGGCCGGCTTTGCCGTTGCCGACGCCATTGCCGGCATGACCGCGGCCTTCGGCGTCGCCAGCGCCCTGATGCAGCGGACCCAGACCGGCCAGGGCCAGCTGGTCGACGTTTCCATGCTGGATTCGGCGCTCAGCTTCCTCTCGCCCACCGTCGCCGACTGGACTTTTGCCGGCTTCCGGCCAGAGCAGTACGGCAATATGGCGATCAGCCGCCGCCCGACCGCCGACCTGTTCCAGGCCCGGGACGGCCATTTCCTGCTCGCCTGCAACACCGACGCCCAGTACGAGGTGCTGGCCAAGGTGCTGGACCGCCCCGACCTGCTGACCGACCCGCGCTTTGCCGACTGGGACAAGCGGTCGGAAAACAAGGCCGCATTGCAGGCGCTGATCAACACGGTGTTCGCCACCGCCACCGCGGCCGAATGGGACGAGCGGCTGAACAAGGCCGGTTGCCCCTGCTCGAAAATCTGGAGCATCCCGGAAGTGGTCGACCACCCGCAGCACGCCTGGCGCCCGTCCGGCATGCAGCAGGTCGACGGGTTGAAGCTGATGGGGGCCGGCTTCTCGTTCGCACACGGCGGCCCCAAGCTGGACCGCCTGCCGCCCGCCCCCGGCGAGCACACGGAGGCGGTGCTGCGCGAGGCCGGCTTCAGCGCCGACGAGATTGCGGCCCTGACCGCGCCGGGCGCCTGA